CCATGGCCGCTCCTACGTGGATGGCTTCCATCATCTCATCGTTGTCGACACCTAAGGACAGGCACTTGTTGGTGTAGGCATCGATGCAATAGGGACAATGGCGAACGGTAGCCACCGCCAGCGCGATCAAGGCTTTCTCCCGTTCGGTGAGCTTGCCTGCGCTGGTGGCAGCAGCGTAGTATTCGAAAAATTTGGCGCCGGGCCCGGAGGCATACTCGCCGATGTTGGCAAAGTCTTCCAGATCCCGCTTTTGGTAATAGGTTGTTTCGTCCATTTGACCTTTACTTTCTTGTTTGAGGTTGTTTTGATGGATGGATTTATCGTGAAAATAGTGGGCAGTCGGCAGTGTGGCCCGTCCCCCCGGCTTTCGCTGGAATGACGAACCCCATTTTCATCGTCGCCAGGCCATCAGCCGTGAAAACAGCGATTGGACAAAGGGTGTCAGCCGCGTCCGGTTGTACGCATCCCCGATTTGGCGGAGGACCTCCGCCTGTGTCGGGTAGGGGTGGATCGTGTTCGCGATGCGCCCAAGGCCCAAGTTGTGCGTCATGGCCAGGGTGATTTCCGCAATCATGTCTCCAGCATTTGCGGCCACGATGGTTGCGCCCAGGATTTTATCCGTACCCTTGCGTACATGCACACGCGCCAGCCCGTTCGTGTGGCCTTCGAGAATCGCCCGGTCCACCTCGTTTAGCGTTCGGGTGAAGGTATCGACGGCGATGCCCTGCTCGAGAGCCTGCTTTTCATAGAGTCCAACATGGGCAATCTCCGGCTCGGTGTAAGTACACCAGGGAATCGTCAATGCACTTGCCTTGGATCGGCCGAAAAACAGGGCGTTGCGGATGACGATGCGCGCCATGAAGTCAGCCGCATGGGTGAACTGATAGGGCGAGCAGATATCACCGGCAGCGTAGATGTGCGGCTGGCTGGTTTGCAGATAGTCATTGACCTGAACGCCTTTCTTGTTGAACGCGACACCTGCGGCCTCCAGCCCCAGGTGTTCCACATTCGGGGCTCGGCCCACAGCCACCAGGAGCTGATCGACTACTTCGTCGTATCCTTTGCCGTGGGAGGTCACGGTAAGACGGATTTTACCGCCCTCGGCCTTGGCCAGTTTCAGGTTCTTGCCGCAGCACAGCAGCTTCACCCCGTCTTGCTGCATGGATTCCAGTACAATGTCGGAAGCATCGGCATCTTCTCTGGGAAGAATGCCATGCATGGTCTCCACCAGCAGCACCTCCGAGCCGAAGCGGGCAAAAGACTGGGCCATTTCGCATCCAATGGGACCTGCGCCGATGACAGCCATGCGCCTGGGCAGCTCGGTCAGGGAAAAGACGGTCTCGTTCGTCAAATAGGAGATTTCACTCAACCCTTCAATGGGGGGTGCCGCAGCCCTGGCACCGGTGGCGATGACCGCTTTCTTGAAAGCCAGGCGTTCGCCGGCGACTTCGACGGTGTGGGAATCGACGAAACGGCCATCGCCCATGAACACGTCGATGCCCAGGTTGCTGAAGCGCTGGACCGAGTCGTGCGGCGCGATGGAGGCCCGAAGCCGCCGCATGCGTTCCATCACCTGACCGAAATCGATGGTCATGCCTTCGGGGATGTGCACACCGAATGTCCTGGCATTTCGTGCGGCAGCCGCCGCCCGTGCCGCTCGGATCACAGCCTTGGA
This Desulfatirhabdium butyrativorans DSM 18734 DNA region includes the following protein-coding sequences:
- a CDS encoding mercuric reductase; translated protein: MKASETTILSPWDTHNQQLASHVHPLDWQNPKPASRYNLVVIGAGTAGLVCAAGAAGLGAKVALIERHLMGGDCLNIGCVPSKAVIRAARAAAAARNARTFGVHIPEGMTIDFGQVMERMRRLRASIAPHDSVQRFSNLGIDVFMGDGRFVDSHTVEVAGERLAFKKAVIATGARAAAPPIEGLSEISYLTNETVFSLTELPRRMAVIGAGPIGCEMAQSFARFGSEVLLVETMHGILPREDADASDIVLESMQQDGVKLLCCGKNLKLAKAEGGKIRLTVTSHGKGYDEVVDQLLVAVGRAPNVEHLGLEAAGVAFNKKGVQVNDYLQTSQPHIYAAGDICSPYQFTHAADFMARIVIRNALFFGRSKASALTIPWCTYTEPEIAHVGLYEKQALEQGIAVDTFTRTLNEVDRAILEGHTNGLARVHVRKGTDKILGATIVAANAGDMIAEITLAMTHNLGLGRIANTIHPYPTQAEVLRQIGDAYNRTRLTPFVQSLFSRLMAWRR
- a CDS encoding arsenosugar biosynthesis-associated peroxidase-like protein, which gives rise to MDETTYYQKRDLEDFANIGEYASGPGAKFFEYYAAATSAGKLTEREKALIALAVATVRHCPYCIDAYTNKCLSLGVDNDEMMEAIHVGAAMVAGDTLAHATQMRKIIKQKEM